Below is a window of Quercus robur chromosome 6, dhQueRobu3.1, whole genome shotgun sequence DNA.
tatatgaATCTTTTGTtcttattgtgaaaaatattattatgtgTCTGTACAAGTTTGAAGGCTACTAGCTAATAGAAACGGCTTTTTGATTGCATAAAAGGCTGTAGAGAAGGAAATTGAGCAGTCCAGTAATTTTAATCCCAAGGGTTGTGAAATTAGTTGTACCCTATTCTCAATTTTGCTTCAAATATAGTTTCTGAGGTTTTTGGCCAAGTTGATTTGTACAAATTTAAAGGATAAAAGATGTTGGTTCATTCCCATTTGAAACTGCTTGATGTGAAAAATGTTGATTTTGTAAACGGTTATTGGTATTCAGTTCAATATCACAAGTATGCACCAGGTTGAGAATTAGACAAGTAAATGATTAGGCCGTGTCAAGCAAATGAATGCCATGGCAATGGTTATGCTATGCACAAGTCGTATTATGTTTCTCTAATGTAGGATGAGCTATTAGTTTACCTGTATAAATGTGTGGCAGCATCAAGCATAGTGCAAACTTGGAAAGTCTGTGATATGAATGTTTTTGGTCTCATTTGTATAACCTATGACAATAGGATAGTCTTTTTGGTTTGTTGCATTGGATGCATATGGATTATTGGGCAGAAACGCTTAGCTCAAGTTGGGAAGTGCTATTCGTATTGCTCTTCCTCTTTGCAATGAATTTCTCTTCTATGTTTTTCGTTCAAGATCTTTCCATGCCTTAACTATCCTTCTGCATTCCCCGTCTTAGTTTCTTGACGCCAAAAGTTTATCTTCTGCAAATTTTCGAAATGCTTTTGACTGATTCACGTGTTAAATCATTTTCAGGAAGTTGGTTTGAGAGGATTGACAAGCAAGAGGCACATGAAAATAGTGTTGAGATGGATGAGAGAGAGGCAGAAGCTTAGGCTAATATGCAACCATAAAGGGCCTCACAAACAATTTCTATATACGACTTGGTTCACAAAATCCAACATCAACCAGGCAAAACCAGATAATAATCCCTCACAACCAAAATTCCCATAAAATTGATGTGTTATTAACTAAGCAGCTTGCTCAagaattttcactttttttccaGTCCACAATTACTTTGCACAATCATAAATGTAGAACTACAGGCTAAATGCCACAACAGAGAAGTGCTTGATTGTAATTTCACTCTTTTCAGTGCATATAGTGGCTGTTTGCGTTATATTTGTTGATTGGTCAGTTCTTATCCAGTTTATGTTTATGCTGCTCAGGCTGCTATGATTCTGAATATATAGTTTCATGGGCAAAAGGCAAGTGTCTGAGGGGAGAGGATATGTTTCCTCTGAACGCCAAAAATACCTTGTTGCATGGTGAAATGCTTGTGGCCTAGTGCAATTAACTGTTATGGGAGGATTTGCTTTACGCGAATGCCCAAGATGTCTTCTATTTAGGCCATTTTCAGGTACTTCAAATCCACGAACAAGGTGTGGGTGTGTACTATTGAATAAGGGAACCAACATATTTGTACTGTTGATTGTGGAGTTGCTTAACATGGTGACTTTCAGTATATTTCCATTGCACTCAAGGACTCCGGCCAAGCAGAATCAGTGAGGGAGATAATTAGCTAGGAACAATATGACTTGTTAAAGGGCCATCTCTGAAGGATTTGGCGTGTTCTATCTCAAAGGAGGAGTTGCTTAGAAGCATATAGGTTGGAGTTGGAGGgtaaaaatggccaaataccataTTTGGCCGAAATAAATAGTGTTATATCACTCtttatgaaatatttagcaatttaccattgttttgaaactcaagtttatgaaactcgagttctacaTAGAACTTGATTTTATGAAAATAGAGTTCCAAAAGTATGTGACACCATGCCTGTAATATAAAACTTGAGCTCTTGAAGCTTGAGTTCTTTAAAAagattgttattaaaaaaacatttaatcggtttttttgtaaataacaCTAACATTTTGGGTATTTCTAAAGAATGAATCTTCTTGTAACTTGAAAGTTACATctgttgaggtacaaattttcgGGCCTTGATTTTATTAGCCAACTCACAAAATACTCACATGAACCCACATATTATTTAAAACCCACATAAAAATTTCCCATATGTATTACCCAAATATTCTCCATATTATTGGGCCTTCACAAATACTCCATACCCAAACTCATAAATTACCATAGGCCATCTCACAAGTATTGTCTATTATATCCCACATATCATCCAACTTAAATTCTCCACAAAATATGCTCATCGTATCACCACCAAAATTGGGCCACAAAATTACACTATCCCCACACAAagcccaacatcattttggCTTGTGGGCAAAACtcaaagaaagcccaaattcCAAAAGTCCCACTACGATGTGGCTAATTCCAAAAATCTCACTACGATGTGACTAATTCCAAAAGTTCCACTACGATGTGGCTAATTCCAAAAATCCCACTATGATATGGCTAATTCCAAAATCTCACTATGATGTGGCTAATTTCAAAGTCCCACTACGATGTGACTAATTCAATGTCTTACTACGATGTGGCAAATTCAAAACTCGCTATGATGCAGTACCATTtacaaagcccgttgctacacgacacctctaaagcccgttgctacacgacaatactttacaaaatctcaaaatcattttcGCAAAGCCCAAATGCTTATTTGACATCtatttttacaaagcccaaattctaatttggcactattttacaaagtccaaatactaatttggcactatttttACAAAGCTCAAAATctaatttggcactattttttacaaagcccaaatactaatttggcactatttGATAAAGCCCAAATATTGTTTTGGCAATTCtttcataaagcccaaatactaatttggcaatTATCTTTACACTATTTTTACAAAGTCCAAATGCTTATTTGGCATCcattttacaaaacccaaaaccatttTAGCAATTATCttacaaagcccaaaataacattttggcaaaaacaattactttatACTCAAAGCCCAAATGTTGATTTGGCACTTATTTTGCAAAGCCCAAATAATCTTTTGGCAACTATTTCATGAAGCCCAAATGCTACTTTGGCACATATTtactaaattcaaatattatttcaacattttttaaatcCCTAACTCATGGGAAATACAAATTACTCATCTCTCAAAAGAATATctctttcacaaaattttatggGAACTATGTCTATTATTTCCATAATCAACTAACTATAAAACCCATGAATATCACCTATGGCAAAACTACTCATCTTGTAGGGTTAACCAAGCCCAAGCAAGCTTATCAACAAAGCCCAACTGGGTCAGGCCAACCCACACACAAATCTCAGCTATTGAAGAACACGTGAACTAGTCAACCAAGATTTAGCAATAATTAAACAGCTAGAGCCCCTTCCCATCAGGTCCCAACATGTCTAATCAGATCAAAAAACAGACACGTGTCCAGCAGGGGATGAATTCTTTCTCCACAAGCTAAAATCCCATCATCTCTCAAGTGACATAAAGCTGAAGGTGATGTGACAATAAGCTGGGAAAGCTGGGAAAGTTTCAGCCAGCTGTTACTTCTTTCTCCTTTAGCTCATTCAGTCAAGAAACCAAAGCTACCATGACCAGACAAGTGAAGCTTCTAAAACGACATAAAATTAGCTCATTTCatactaaaaatatgtattctctAGTTCATGAACTAAACACATGAACCCCAAATGGGGAAActtagggaaatgtggtttggagggcatcaAAGAGGATCCTAGCAGAGTTCTCAGCAAGGGCTCCAAggttgacacctggcttggagTGGTCCAATCTGCCATAGGGAACTCTGATTCTAGTTGCAGCATATCCAAGATTATTAGTCTAAAACATGCTCTAATCCCATCAGCCAAGGCTAATCAGCATTCAATGCTAAAGCCAGAAACCCAACTGTTATTACCCAaaacagcagaaaccttctaaaGTTAAGCTTACTACTCTTAGCTAAAAATCTTAAGAACGATTCTCTAaggattttttttggagattgaGGAAGATTCAGTAAAGATTATTTGCTAATCACCCCCTGAAAACCCTAATATAAATGGAGCTCTCCATTAATGCTTCAACAACCAACAAGACACTAAGACTTACACCAGAAAAGTTTCTGCATTAACCTCTCTGCTTAAGCTTTCTCTAAGCTCTGAAAAAGCCTTTGAGTTCTTGGTTTCAAGCATAGAAACTAAGTTCCCTAGCTCCTAACTCACAAATACTTTCTCATAGCTCTACTCTAAAACACTTACTTGCCCCAGCAGAACATTCCAGCAGTACTACTATACActctcactcattactcatactTCTCACAAATGATTCTCTCTATTCACtacatatattatattcatGAGCATGCCATGACACCATAATGATCTCGCTGCGCTAGCTGGGATCTCactctctcccttcatctcacactaagtcttctccattatttgttattatggAACCtataatatttacttattcatttACTATCAATGGTTATGATGTAACTGTTACTATAGAGTTTTTCCCTCATATTGTTGTATTAGAAGACTTCTCCCCAGAGTTAACGGATGATGAGTCTGAAAACATAGATATTTCCCTTAGTCTGTAAAGTAACTAATAGCTAGAGACTTATCTTGTGTTGTTTTACTTTACTTTTGGGCTATTTTTTGTAGGAATACCTTACCGCTGGGCCCTTTTTGCTGTGAAACATTTTTACCACTGGGCTGTTTTCTGCAGAAATACTTTACTGCTAGGTTATTTCTTACAATATGTTTTTCAACTGTGCTGACATGTTCGCTATAAGGATTGTTCATGGGCCACTCCTGACAATTCCAATCTAAGCCCAAGGCATAAAATATAGTGGACTTCTTGGATCTtcaccgatagcctttgggccGTTCATTGAGCCCATCGTCGAGTTTTAGTTTAGACCCCCCAACCcaacataaatattatttgtcGAGAAGGAACTTTTTCACCCCCGACAACATCTAATTACTTTTTCCCCAATTCCCATATGTATCCATGTGAAATCACTCACATCCTCAGCTACTTTTAATTAATTCCCTTTAGTCTTTCTTTTACTTCCAGTCTTTCTTCCTCAGTTCCTCAGCAATAGCTGCAATACCGTGGGTCTCTCTGGTTTGtcctcctcttcttcctccttttcttcttctttttcttcctctccacccccaccccccctccTCCTTTCACATGTAAAACTGCCACTGCTTCATCTtgcccttccttttttttttttttttttcaccttctCTATTCATAGCTTCAtacatgtatgtgtgtgtgtgtgtgtgtgtgtgtgtgtgtattagtGAGATTTGAAAGGGTCTGGGAGTGAGAGAGATTGAAGCTTTGTTCTGACCTAGATcgaaaaattgacaaaaaaaaagcttaaaatgGTGTcccaaaattagaaaatttcatCGCCAACGAACTTGAAATTTATACAAAAGCACAAAACTTGAATTTTGTAAACTCAAGTTCCGtaattttaattctaaattCTAGGTTAGAGGGTGCCACCGTGATAGTTTTTtatgaaactcgatttttgaaGCTCGAGTTACATGTCAAATTCAAGTTTCataaactcgagttttaaaaaggTGGTAATCACTAATTATTTCTCAAACAATGGTAGAACACTATTTATTTCGGCCAAAGATGATATTTGGCCATTTTCGCTAGAGTTGGAGCAACTTGATAACATCTCCTTGGTATTGGATCACGGATGATTTGTGGGATAATAATGACCCCAATTTATTGGTCAATTTCACTCAAGAAGTGTTGAGATATGGGAGGTTGGCTCAGGCGAATGCAGGATAAGCAAATGCCCTCCAAATCACGGATGATTTGTGGGATAATAATGACCCCAATTTATTGGTCAGTTTCACTCAAGAAGTGTTGAGATATGGGAGGTTGGCTCAGGCGAATGCCGGGTAAGCAAATGCCCTCCAAATAAAATCGTTGATGAATGCaaaacatgagccaaaaaaagtaaaaaaatacatttgattTAGACGACAATGGACAGCTCGCTGGTTATAATATTGCATCTTCTTCCTTGTATTACAACCAAAAGCAGAAATTCCGCATACATTTCAAGTCAAAAAGTTCTCCATCATTTCCATCAAAAAAGTTCTCTTCATTACCGTAAtttaagaaagaagagattagGGGCCAACAACACCCTTCGAGCAGGGGCCATGATAGTGCCTGTCTAGGTGAAAGTTGGGGCTTTCTAAGAGTTTCTTCATAATTAAACTGCCAACATTTTTCATTACAATGCTTGTAAAGCAGATCCCAGAGAAGAAACATGTCAATAATGCCAGAACTGATGCATTAATCAAGCACACCATAgcaattagaaaataataaggagaagcattttgtaattttgaaatcAGTTTCAAATCATTGACCTATTGCCATGAGATGACAAActataag
It encodes the following:
- the LOC126733109 gene encoding uncharacterized protein LOC126733109 — its product is MFGTAIRYMATKPKPKMKPIELKTPPEQTQTITRVIFDIVKEHGPLTIGDTWDRVKEVGLRGLTSKRHMKIVLRWMRERQKLRLICNHKGPHKQFLYTTWFTKSNINQAKPDNNPSQPKFP